In a genomic window of Streptomyces noursei ATCC 11455:
- the rpmB gene encoding 50S ribosomal protein L28: protein MSAHCQLTGRAPGFGKTVSHSHRRTSRRFDPNIQRKRYWLESEGRHVRLPLSAKGIKTVDTIGIEAAVVRIRARGGKV, encoded by the coding sequence ATGTCCGCCCACTGCCAGCTGACCGGCCGCGCGCCGGGCTTCGGCAAGACCGTCTCCCACTCGCACCGCCGCACCTCCCGGCGCTTCGACCCGAACATCCAGCGCAAGCGCTACTGGCTGGAGAGCGAGGGGAGGCACGTCCGGCTGCCCCTGAGCGCCAAGGGGATCAAGACCGTCGACACGATCGGCATCGAGGCCGCCGTCGTCCGCATCCGCGCCCGAGGGGGGAAGGTCTGA
- a CDS encoding ATP-binding protein: MGTKVSTMLDFEPLWQDFPPVDPLAVSGSVSCPLPPRYESVGGARKFTRETLTGWGLEELFDGVGLVVSELVTNALRHAVLAAPEHPEFGADFMDGCLPARLHLMRWSSRLVCAVRDPSDASPEAGEADSVAESGRGLYLVESFSDSWGWHRLPGGRHGKIVWALFRLP, encoded by the coding sequence ATGGGGACCAAGGTTTCGACCATGCTCGACTTCGAGCCGTTATGGCAGGACTTTCCTCCCGTCGACCCCTTGGCCGTCTCCGGATCCGTGTCCTGCCCGCTCCCGCCGCGCTACGAATCGGTCGGCGGCGCCCGGAAGTTCACCCGCGAAACGCTCACCGGTTGGGGCCTGGAGGAACTCTTCGACGGCGTCGGCCTGGTGGTCTCCGAACTCGTCACCAACGCCCTGCGGCACGCGGTCCTGGCCGCCCCGGAACACCCGGAATTCGGCGCGGACTTCATGGACGGCTGTCTGCCCGCCCGACTCCATCTGATGCGCTGGTCCTCCCGCCTGGTCTGTGCGGTACGGGACCCCAGCGACGCCTCACCGGAGGCCGGCGAGGCGGACTCCGTCGCCGAATCGGGCCGCGGGCTCTATCTGGTGGAGTCCTTCAGCGACAGCTGGGGCTGGCACCGGCTGCCCGGTGGCCGGCACGGCAAGATCGTGTGGGCCCTCTTCCGGCTGCCGTGA
- a CDS encoding type B 50S ribosomal protein L31, with the protein MKPGIHPAYGPVVFRDRAGDFAFLTRSTMTSDKTVEWEDGNTYPVVDVEISSASHPFYTGTARVLDTAGRVERFERRYGRRGAR; encoded by the coding sequence ATGAAGCCCGGAATCCACCCCGCCTACGGGCCGGTCGTCTTCCGCGACCGGGCCGGCGACTTCGCCTTCCTCACCCGCTCGACCATGACCAGCGACAAGACGGTGGAATGGGAGGACGGGAACACCTATCCCGTCGTCGACGTCGAGATCTCCTCGGCGAGCCACCCCTTCTACACGGGCACCGCCCGGGTGCTGGACACCGCCGGCCGGGTCGAGCGGTTCGAGCGCCGCTACGGCAGGCGCGGGGCCCGCTGA
- the rpsR gene encoding 30S ribosomal protein S18, with translation MPRRNDVRRKAAPRPNPLDAAGITYIDYKDTDLLRKFISDRGKIRSRRVTRVTAQQQRQLARAIKNAREMALLPYAAR, from the coding sequence ATGCCCCGACGGAACGACGTGCGGCGTAAGGCCGCCCCCCGCCCCAACCCGCTCGACGCGGCGGGCATCACGTACATCGACTACAAGGACACCGATCTGCTGCGGAAGTTCATCTCGGACCGCGGCAAGATCCGCAGCCGCCGGGTCACCCGGGTCACCGCCCAGCAGCAGCGGCAGCTGGCCCGCGCGATCAAGAACGCCCGGGAGATGGCGCTGCTGCCGTACGCCGCGCGGTGA
- a CDS encoding PadR family transcriptional regulator codes for MSAIRLLVLGAVRQHGRAHGYQVRNDLEFWGAHEWSNAKPGSIYHALKQMDKQGLLRAHDIAPSTAGGPPRTEYELTPAGEEEYFRLLRAALVQRDPKTDLLSAGIGFIVDLPRDEAVALLKERVRALAEWRATVTSYYTPEGGPGQLGHIGEIMHMWVHAADSGAEWTRGLIERIEGGAYVFAGEGEPFVGVLADGQENPYAPRDAARAPEAADGEDGPDDAG; via the coding sequence ATGTCGGCGATCCGGCTGCTGGTGCTGGGGGCCGTGCGGCAGCACGGTCGGGCGCACGGCTATCAGGTCCGCAACGACCTGGAGTTCTGGGGCGCGCACGAGTGGTCCAACGCCAAGCCGGGGTCCATCTACCACGCGCTCAAGCAGATGGACAAGCAGGGGCTGCTGCGCGCCCACGACATCGCGCCGAGCACCGCCGGCGGTCCGCCACGCACCGAGTACGAGCTGACGCCGGCGGGCGAGGAGGAGTACTTCCGGCTGCTGCGGGCGGCGCTGGTGCAGCGCGACCCGAAGACCGACCTGCTCAGCGCCGGGATCGGCTTCATCGTCGATCTGCCGCGGGACGAGGCGGTGGCACTGCTCAAGGAGCGGGTGCGGGCGCTCGCGGAGTGGCGGGCCACGGTCACCTCGTACTACACGCCCGAGGGCGGGCCCGGACAGCTCGGCCACATCGGGGAGATCATGCACATGTGGGTGCACGCGGCGGACAGCGGCGCGGAGTGGACCCGCGGGCTGATCGAGCGGATCGAGGGCGGGGCGTATGTCTTCGCCGGCGAGGGGGAGCCGTTCGTGGGGGTGCTCGCGGACGGCCAGGAGAACCCCTACGCGCCGCGGGACGCCGCCCGGGCACCGGAGGCCGCCGACGGCGAGGACGGGCCCGACGACGCCGGCTGA
- a CDS encoding DinB family protein encodes MPAHVLAEAHGDERGALLAFLEAQRGGLRRAVLGLTDEQTKQRPSASDLSLGGLLKHAQQVERNWLAIAQQRDLGERPSESEWLLGFQLQDGETAAGMLELWEEAAAETEKFIRSVPSLDDTFPLPPAPWFPKDARQSMRWLVLHLIEEFARHAGHADIVRESLDGKTAVALADEERKGAQG; translated from the coding sequence ATGCCCGCTCATGTTCTGGCCGAGGCCCACGGCGACGAGCGCGGTGCGCTGCTGGCCTTCCTGGAGGCGCAGCGCGGCGGGCTGCGCCGGGCCGTCCTGGGGCTGACCGACGAGCAGACCAAGCAGCGGCCGAGCGCCAGCGACCTGTCGCTGGGCGGGCTGCTCAAGCACGCCCAGCAGGTCGAACGGAACTGGCTGGCCATCGCGCAGCAGCGGGATCTCGGCGAGCGGCCCAGCGAGAGCGAGTGGCTCCTGGGCTTCCAGCTGCAGGACGGCGAGACCGCCGCGGGAATGCTGGAGCTCTGGGAGGAGGCCGCGGCCGAGACGGAGAAGTTCATCCGCTCCGTGCCGAGCCTGGACGACACCTTCCCGCTGCCGCCGGCCCCGTGGTTCCCGAAGGACGCCCGGCAGTCGATGCGGTGGCTGGTGCTGCACCTGATCGAGGAGTTCGCCCGGCACGCCGGCCACGCCGACATCGTCCGGGAGTCCCTGGACGGCAAGACGGCCGTCGCCCTGGCGGACGAGGAGCGCAAGGGGGCGCAGGGGTAG
- a CDS encoding helix-turn-helix domain-containing protein → MSASESGGSVVRRILLGSQLRRLRESRGITREAAGYSIRASESKISRMELGRVSFKARDVADLLTLYGVSDEQEREALLGLAKEANVAGWWHSYSDVLPGWFQTYVGLEGAASLLRVYEVQFVHGLLQTEEYAHAVVSRGMPGAPAAEIQRRVALRQERQKLLISERAPQLHCVLDEAALRRPYGGRSVMRGQLKHLIDISERPNVRLQVMPFNFGGHAGESGAFTMLRFPESDLSDVVYLEQLTSALYVDKPEEVAQYERAMERLQEDSPDPAETRDLLRGLLQLT, encoded by the coding sequence GTGTCCGCAAGTGAGTCGGGCGGGTCGGTGGTGCGGCGGATCCTGCTCGGATCCCAGCTCCGTCGGCTGCGTGAATCGCGCGGGATAACCCGTGAAGCGGCCGGCTACTCGATCCGTGCGTCCGAATCGAAGATCAGCCGCATGGAGTTGGGCAGGGTGAGCTTCAAGGCACGCGATGTCGCAGATCTGCTCACGCTCTACGGCGTGAGCGACGAGCAGGAACGCGAGGCGTTGCTCGGGCTGGCCAAGGAGGCGAACGTCGCGGGCTGGTGGCACAGTTACAGCGATGTGCTCCCCGGTTGGTTCCAGACGTATGTGGGTCTGGAGGGGGCCGCCTCCCTCCTGCGGGTCTACGAAGTCCAGTTCGTCCACGGTCTGTTGCAGACGGAGGAGTACGCACACGCCGTCGTCTCCCGCGGCATGCCGGGTGCGCCGGCCGCCGAGATCCAGCGACGGGTCGCGCTGCGCCAGGAGCGGCAGAAGCTGCTGATATCGGAACGGGCACCGCAGCTGCACTGCGTCCTGGACGAGGCCGCGCTGCGCCGCCCCTATGGTGGACGGTCCGTGATGCGCGGGCAGTTGAAGCATCTGATCGACATCTCGGAGCGGCCCAATGTGCGGCTCCAGGTGATGCCGTTCAACTTCGGCGGGCACGCGGGGGAGAGCGGTGCGTTCACCATGCTGCGCTTCCCGGAGTCCGATCTCTCCGACGTCGTCTATCTGGAGCAGCTCACCAGCGCCCTCTACGTGGACAAGCCGGAGGAGGTCGCGCAGTACGAGCGGGCGATGGAGCGGCTCCAGGAGGACAGTCCGGACCCTGCCGAAACCCGGGATCTCTTGCGTGGTCTGCTCCAACTCACGTGA
- a CDS encoding SRPBCC family protein, with product MNTDDFPALDDDPADATTIRLDHFLPHSPARVWRALTEPELIAQWMMPGDFRLEVGHCYEMRTLPRPNSNFSGTVVAEVVDFEAERMLRLRWQDADEGQGNRADWTITWILEPEGRGTRLFLVHEGFDPDDPYQVQAHRIMGGGWRSIVTEALGKVLNKM from the coding sequence ATGAACACCGATGACTTCCCGGCCCTCGACGACGACCCGGCGGACGCGACGACGATCCGCCTCGACCACTTCCTGCCGCACTCGCCGGCCAGGGTCTGGCGGGCGCTGACCGAGCCGGAACTGATCGCCCAGTGGATGATGCCGGGCGACTTCCGACTGGAGGTCGGCCACTGCTACGAGATGCGGACGCTGCCCCGGCCGAACAGCAACTTCTCCGGCACGGTCGTCGCCGAGGTCGTCGACTTCGAGGCGGAGCGGATGCTGCGGCTGCGCTGGCAGGATGCCGACGAGGGCCAGGGCAACCGCGCCGACTGGACCATCACCTGGATCTTGGAACCCGAAGGACGTGGCACACGTCTCTTCCTCGTCCACGAGGGCTTCGACCCGGACGACCCGTACCAGGTGCAGGCGCACCGCATCATGGGCGGCGGCTGGCGGTCGATTGTGACGGAAGCTTTGGGGAAGGTGCTCAACAAAATGTGA
- the rpsN gene encoding 30S ribosomal protein S14, translating into MAKKSKIAKNERRRATVARYAARRALLKAVIRDPHTSDEERGAARRELSRQPRDASATRVRNRDSIDGRPRGYLGAFGLSRINLREQAHKGHLPGVTKSSW; encoded by the coding sequence ATGGCCAAGAAGAGCAAGATCGCCAAGAACGAGCGGCGGCGCGCCACGGTGGCCCGCTACGCCGCCCGCCGAGCCCTCCTGAAGGCCGTGATCCGCGACCCGCACACCTCCGACGAGGAGCGCGGCGCGGCCCGCCGGGAGCTCTCCCGCCAGCCACGGGACGCCAGCGCCACCCGCGTCCGCAACCGCGACAGCATCGACGGCCGCCCGCGCGGCTACCTCGGCGCCTTCGGCCTCTCCCGGATCAACCTCCGCGAGCAGGCGCACAAGGGCCACCTGCCGGGGGTCACCAAGTCCAGCTGGTGA
- a CDS encoding metalloregulator ArsR/SmtB family transcription factor translates to MNATPVPPRTALSAPDQDRVFAALANATRREVLRLLRDDGPQPVQRLADHFAMSRPSLSEHLKVLRQAGLVSEQRAGRQRIYRLEAAPLSEVQDWLGPYERFWRAKLASLGELLDRIPHEEAQ, encoded by the coding sequence GTGAACGCCACTCCTGTACCGCCGCGCACCGCCCTGTCCGCACCGGACCAGGACCGGGTCTTCGCGGCGCTCGCCAACGCCACCCGGCGCGAGGTGCTCCGCCTGCTGCGGGACGACGGGCCGCAGCCCGTCCAGCGGCTGGCCGACCACTTCGCGATGAGTCGGCCGAGCCTGTCCGAGCATCTGAAGGTGCTGCGCCAGGCCGGGCTGGTGAGCGAGCAGCGGGCCGGCCGGCAGCGGATCTACCGCCTGGAGGCGGCCCCGCTCAGTGAGGTGCAGGACTGGCTCGGACCCTACGAGCGGTTCTGGCGCGCGAAGCTCGCGAGCCTGGGCGAACTGCTCGACCGCATCCCCCACGAAGAGGCGCAATGA
- a CDS encoding DUF397 domain-containing protein — MPHAYNGMAATDLRDVTWQKSRHSNSQGSCVEFAKLPGGDIAVRNSRFPDGPALVYTPAEVEAMLLGVKDGEFDHLVRD; from the coding sequence GTGCCCCACGCATACAACGGCATGGCCGCAACGGATCTCCGTGACGTGACATGGCAGAAGAGCCGGCACAGCAATTCCCAGGGGTCCTGCGTGGAGTTCGCGAAGCTGCCCGGCGGTGACATCGCGGTCCGCAACTCCCGTTTCCCGGACGGCCCGGCGCTGGTCTACACGCCGGCCGAGGTCGAGGCGATGCTGCTGGGCGTCAAGGACGGGGAGTTCGACCACCTGGTGCGGGACTGA
- a CDS encoding CobW family GTP-binding protein: MQRLSVVLVGGLHADARRAAVERLLETVPGSVALHHDLASAVDGTVRRTVRDAGGTLDTGEAPLVNDCACCALREDLVPELARLAAGRTCRLAIVELWDSVEPKAMAEVITSHGGDDLELTGVITAVDPALLLPCLANGDDLAEVGLAAAASDQRTVADTWARQLEYAPVLALATGEEPADDADRALLAQLHPMARQVAVDSVELAAAALAGFDVAAAAGRQHPACALLPQEAEAAGVATLVWRGARPFHPERLYAALEDLSCAAARSRGRFWLADRPDTLLSWDAAGGALCVENAGPWLAALPDAAWEMVPPMRRAAAALDWHPEHGDRGQHLVFTSPGLDRDGLRALLESCLLTDAEYAGGPTAWKGLPPAFDELLDPVS, encoded by the coding sequence ATGCAGCGGCTGAGCGTCGTGCTGGTGGGCGGGCTGCACGCGGACGCCCGGCGGGCCGCCGTCGAGCGGTTGCTGGAGACCGTCCCCGGCAGCGTCGCCCTCCACCACGACCTGGCCTCCGCGGTCGACGGCACGGTGCGGCGCACCGTCCGCGACGCCGGCGGCACGCTGGACACCGGCGAGGCGCCGCTGGTCAACGACTGCGCCTGCTGCGCACTGCGCGAGGACCTGGTGCCCGAGCTGGCGCGGCTGGCCGCGGGACGGACCTGCCGGCTGGCGATCGTCGAGCTGTGGGACTCGGTCGAGCCGAAGGCGATGGCCGAGGTGATCACCTCGCACGGGGGCGACGACCTGGAGCTGACCGGTGTGATCACCGCGGTCGATCCGGCGCTGCTGCTGCCCTGCCTCGCCAACGGCGACGACCTGGCCGAGGTCGGGCTGGCGGCCGCCGCCTCCGACCAGCGGACGGTCGCCGACACCTGGGCGCGGCAGCTGGAGTACGCGCCGGTGCTGGCGCTGGCCACGGGGGAGGAGCCCGCCGACGACGCCGACCGCGCGCTGCTGGCGCAGCTGCACCCGATGGCGCGCCAAGTGGCCGTGGACTCGGTGGAGTTGGCCGCCGCCGCGCTGGCCGGCTTCGACGTGGCGGCCGCCGCGGGCCGGCAGCACCCGGCGTGCGCGCTGCTGCCGCAGGAGGCCGAGGCGGCCGGCGTGGCCACGCTCGTCTGGCGCGGCGCCCGGCCCTTCCACCCCGAGCGGCTGTACGCGGCACTGGAGGACCTCTCGTGCGCGGCGGCGCGCAGCCGGGGCCGGTTCTGGCTGGCCGACCGGCCGGACACGCTGCTGTCCTGGGACGCCGCGGGCGGCGCGCTGTGCGTGGAGAACGCCGGGCCGTGGCTGGCCGCGCTGCCGGACGCCGCCTGGGAGATGGTGCCGCCGATGCGCCGGGCCGCCGCCGCGCTGGACTGGCACCCCGAACACGGCGACCGGGGCCAGCACCTGGTCTTCACCTCGCCCGGCCTGGACCGCGACGGGCTGCGCGCCCTGTTGGAGTCCTGTCTGCTCACCGACGCCGAGTACGCGGGCGGTCCGACGGCCTGGAAGGGCCTGCCGCCGGCCTTCGACGAACTGCTCGACCCGGTGTCGTGA
- the rpmG gene encoding 50S ribosomal protein L33, with protein sequence MARNELRPVIKLRSTAGTGFTYVTRKNRRNDPDRLELRKYDPVAGRHVTFREER encoded by the coding sequence ATGGCTCGCAACGAACTCCGCCCGGTCATCAAGCTCCGGTCCACCGCCGGCACCGGGTTCACCTACGTCACCCGCAAGAACCGCCGTAACGACCCCGACCGCCTGGAACTGCGCAAGTACGACCCGGTCGCCGGTCGGCACGTCACCTTCCGAGAGGAGCGCTGA
- the leuE gene encoding leucine efflux protein LeuE, producing MLGITDLSTYLAGLALIILLPGPNSLYVVSVAARRGRRVAYRAAAGVLCGDTVLMTLSAGGVASLLKASPLLFGLVKFAGAGYLTWLAVGMLRGAWSLWRGGRASGKALRSATPEQAAGAAPAAAATPAENGAAPKVERPFRRAFVVSLLNPKAILFFISFFVQFVDPSYAHPVLSFVALGAWAQLFSFSYLSLLIFSGTFLAATFRRRKRLTAGLSAGAGAAFLGFAAKLSLASAS from the coding sequence ATGCTCGGAATAACGGATCTGTCCACGTACCTGGCGGGCCTCGCCCTGATCATCCTGCTGCCGGGGCCGAATTCGCTGTACGTCGTCTCGGTCGCCGCCCGGCGGGGCCGTCGGGTGGCGTACCGGGCGGCGGCGGGCGTGCTGTGCGGTGACACGGTGCTGATGACGCTGTCCGCGGGCGGGGTGGCCTCGCTGCTGAAGGCCAGCCCGCTGCTGTTCGGCCTCGTGAAGTTCGCCGGCGCGGGCTATCTGACGTGGCTGGCCGTCGGGATGCTGCGCGGCGCGTGGTCCCTGTGGCGCGGCGGCCGGGCGTCCGGCAAGGCCCTGCGGAGCGCGACGCCGGAGCAGGCGGCCGGAGCGGCACCGGCGGCTGCGGCGACCCCGGCGGAGAACGGGGCCGCCCCGAAGGTCGAGCGGCCGTTCCGCCGCGCGTTCGTGGTCAGCCTGCTCAACCCGAAGGCGATCTTGTTCTTCATCTCCTTCTTCGTGCAGTTCGTGGACCCCTCCTACGCCCACCCGGTGCTGTCGTTCGTGGCGCTCGGCGCCTGGGCGCAGCTCTTCAGCTTCAGCTACCTCTCGCTGCTGATCTTCAGCGGGACGTTCCTGGCGGCCACCTTCCGCCGCCGCAAGCGCCTGACCGCCGGCCTGTCCGCCGGCGCCGGCGCCGCCTTCCTCGGCTTCGCCGCCAAGCTGTCGCTGGCCAGCGCGAGCTGA
- a CDS encoding glutamate decarboxylase has product MTLHKGGSEREPRRRTHPVNPFYGEADPVAGMETSPPRHTLPAGPISPHTAYQFVHDELMLDGNARLNLATFVTTWMEPQADVLMSECQAKNMIDKDEYPRTAELERRCVAMLAHLWHAPDPSAAMGCSTTGSSEACMLAGMALKRRWARRNPDRYPGTARPNLVMGANVQVCWEKFCNFWEVETRQVPMEGDRFHLDADSATALCDENTIGVVAVLGSTFDGSYEPVAEICTALDALQERTGLDVPVHVDGASGGMIAPFLDPDLLWDFRLPRVASINTSGHKYGLVYPGVGWALWRDQDALPEELVFRVNYLGGDMPTFALNFSRPGAQVAAQYYTFLRLGREGFRAVQQATRDVAGSMAERIGALGDFRLLTQGDQLPVFAFTTADDVTSFDVFDVSRRLRERGWLVPAYTFPPNRQDLSVLRVVCRNGFSLDLADSFLADLEQLLPELRRQPAPLDRPENIATAFHH; this is encoded by the coding sequence ATGACCCTGCACAAAGGCGGCTCCGAACGGGAGCCCCGGCGCCGCACCCACCCGGTCAACCCCTTCTACGGCGAGGCCGACCCGGTCGCCGGGATGGAGACCTCTCCCCCGCGGCACACCCTCCCCGCGGGCCCCATCTCCCCGCACACCGCCTACCAGTTCGTCCACGACGAACTGATGCTGGACGGCAACGCCCGGCTCAACCTCGCCACCTTCGTCACCACCTGGATGGAGCCGCAGGCCGACGTCCTGATGTCGGAGTGCCAGGCCAAGAACATGATCGACAAGGACGAGTACCCGCGCACCGCCGAACTGGAACGGCGCTGCGTGGCGATGCTCGCCCACCTCTGGCACGCCCCCGACCCGTCCGCCGCCATGGGCTGCTCCACCACCGGCTCCAGCGAAGCCTGCATGCTCGCCGGCATGGCCCTCAAGCGCCGCTGGGCCCGGCGCAACCCCGACCGCTATCCCGGCACCGCCCGCCCCAACCTCGTCATGGGCGCCAACGTCCAGGTCTGCTGGGAGAAGTTCTGCAACTTCTGGGAGGTGGAGACCCGCCAGGTCCCCATGGAGGGCGACCGCTTCCACCTGGACGCGGACTCCGCCACCGCGCTCTGCGACGAGAACACCATCGGTGTCGTCGCCGTCCTGGGCTCGACCTTCGACGGCTCCTACGAGCCGGTGGCGGAGATCTGCACCGCCCTCGACGCGCTCCAGGAGCGCACCGGCCTGGACGTCCCCGTCCACGTGGACGGCGCGTCCGGCGGCATGATCGCACCGTTCCTCGACCCCGACCTGCTGTGGGACTTCCGCCTCCCCCGGGTCGCCTCCATCAACACCTCCGGCCACAAGTACGGCCTGGTCTACCCCGGCGTCGGCTGGGCGCTCTGGCGCGACCAGGACGCGCTCCCCGAGGAGCTGGTCTTCCGCGTCAACTACCTGGGCGGCGACATGCCGACCTTCGCCCTCAACTTCTCCCGCCCCGGCGCCCAGGTCGCCGCCCAGTACTACACCTTCCTCCGGCTGGGCCGGGAGGGCTTCCGCGCCGTCCAGCAGGCCACCCGCGACGTGGCCGGCTCGATGGCCGAACGGATCGGCGCGCTGGGCGACTTCCGTCTGCTCACCCAGGGCGACCAGCTGCCGGTCTTCGCCTTCACCACCGCCGACGACGTCACGTCCTTCGACGTCTTCGACGTGTCCCGGCGACTGCGGGAGCGCGGCTGGCTGGTCCCCGCCTACACCTTCCCGCCCAACCGCCAGGACCTCTCCGTCCTCCGGGTGGTCTGCCGCAACGGCTTCTCGCTGGACCTGGCCGACAGCTTCCTGGCCGACCTGGAGCAGCTGCTCCCCGAACTCCGCCGACAGCCCGCCCCGTTGGACCGCCCGGAGAACATCGCCACCGCCTTCCACCACTGA
- a CDS encoding aldehyde dehydrogenase family protein, whose product MSIFADLACQFIDGEWRAGSGSWDIIDFNPYDQEKLASITVAGVDQVDAAYRAAERAQRDWALRNPYDRRQVTERLLRLIEEREEEIVEALVLELGGTRIKAAYEVRLAKEFVREAIQLALRPQGRILPSPVDGKENRVYTQPAGVIGVISPFNFPFLISMKSVAPALALGNAVVIKPNQNAPITGGGLIAKLFQDAGLPAGLLNVLITDIAEIGDALIEHPVPRVISFAGSDKVGRHVAAVSAGHFKRVILELSGNSALIVMDDADVDYAVEAAVFSRFVYQGQVCMAANRVLLDRAVEAEFTEKFVAKVAALRTGDPRDPRTQIGPLINTFQAEALTSVVDRAIAEGATPLLRGRTEGNLVEPSVLAGLPADSALHGQELFGPVALLVPFDGEEEAVRIANDTPYGLSGAVHTANVERGVRIAQRIVTGMIHVNDGTVHDEPQVAFGGEKFSGTGRLNGESTVEAFTTQKWVSIQHERSPFSL is encoded by the coding sequence ATGTCCATCTTCGCAGACCTGGCCTGCCAGTTCATCGACGGTGAGTGGCGGGCCGGCAGTGGCTCGTGGGACATCATCGATTTCAACCCCTACGACCAGGAGAAGCTGGCGTCGATCACGGTCGCCGGCGTGGACCAGGTCGATGCGGCCTACCGCGCCGCCGAGCGGGCGCAGCGGGACTGGGCGCTGCGCAACCCCTACGACCGGCGGCAGGTCACCGAGCGGCTGCTGCGGCTGATCGAGGAGCGCGAGGAGGAGATCGTCGAGGCGCTCGTCCTCGAACTGGGCGGCACCCGGATCAAGGCCGCGTACGAGGTCCGGCTCGCCAAGGAGTTCGTCCGCGAGGCGATCCAGCTGGCGTTGCGTCCGCAGGGGCGGATACTGCCGTCGCCGGTGGACGGCAAGGAGAACCGCGTCTACACCCAGCCGGCCGGGGTCATCGGGGTGATCAGCCCGTTCAACTTCCCGTTCCTGATCTCGATGAAGTCCGTGGCGCCGGCGCTGGCGCTGGGCAACGCGGTGGTCATCAAGCCCAACCAGAACGCCCCCATCACCGGCGGCGGCCTGATCGCCAAGCTGTTCCAGGACGCGGGGCTGCCGGCCGGGCTGCTCAACGTGCTGATCACCGACATCGCGGAGATCGGGGACGCGCTGATCGAGCACCCGGTGCCGCGGGTGATCTCGTTCGCCGGGTCGGACAAGGTCGGCCGGCACGTCGCGGCGGTCAGCGCCGGGCACTTCAAGCGGGTGATCCTCGAACTCAGCGGCAACAGCGCGCTGATCGTGATGGACGACGCCGACGTGGACTACGCGGTGGAGGCCGCGGTCTTCAGCCGGTTCGTCTATCAGGGGCAGGTCTGCATGGCGGCCAACAGGGTGCTGCTGGACCGCGCGGTGGAGGCCGAGTTCACCGAGAAGTTCGTGGCCAAGGTGGCGGCGCTGCGGACCGGTGACCCGCGCGATCCGCGCACCCAGATCGGGCCGCTGATCAACACCTTCCAGGCGGAGGCGCTGACCTCGGTGGTCGACCGGGCGATAGCCGAGGGGGCCACGCCGCTGCTCCGCGGCCGTACGGAGGGCAACCTCGTCGAGCCCAGCGTGCTGGCCGGGCTGCCGGCGGACTCCGCGCTGCACGGCCAGGAACTGTTCGGGCCGGTGGCCCTGTTGGTGCCGTTCGACGGCGAGGAAGAGGCGGTGCGGATCGCCAATGACACCCCGTACGGACTCAGCGGGGCGGTGCACACCGCCAATGTGGAGCGCGGGGTGCGGATCGCCCAACGGATCGTGACCGGCATGATCCACGTCAACGACGGAACGGTCCACGACGAGCCGCAGGTGGCGTTCGGCGGGGAGAAGTTCTCCGGGACCGGGCGGTTGAACGGCGAGTCCACGGTCGAGGCGTTCACGACCCAGAAGTGGGTGTCCATCCAGCACGAGCGGTCGCCGTTCTCGCTGTGA
- the wrbA gene encoding NAD(P)H:quinone oxidoreductase, with translation MPLHDVNVAVIYYSSTGTVAEMARLIADAAEHAGADVRLRRVAELAPQSAIDSNPAWAANVTATADILEATHDDILWADAVLFGTPTRFGNVTSQLKQFMDTLGGLWQQGRLADKVYSGFTATQSKHGGQESTLLALYHTVHHFGGILITPGYTDPVKFADGNPYGTSHVGGPETLVDADARSAARVQAERVVKFTKAIKAGLAATS, from the coding sequence ATGCCGCTGCACGACGTCAACGTCGCCGTCATCTACTACTCGTCGACCGGCACCGTCGCCGAGATGGCCCGGCTGATCGCCGACGCCGCCGAGCACGCGGGCGCCGACGTACGGCTGCGCCGGGTCGCCGAGCTCGCCCCGCAGTCCGCCATCGACTCCAACCCCGCCTGGGCCGCCAACGTCACCGCCACCGCCGACATCCTGGAGGCGACCCACGACGACATCCTCTGGGCGGACGCGGTGCTCTTCGGCACCCCCACCCGCTTCGGCAATGTGACGTCCCAGCTCAAGCAGTTCATGGACACCCTGGGCGGCCTCTGGCAGCAGGGTCGGCTGGCCGACAAGGTCTACAGCGGCTTCACCGCCACCCAGTCCAAGCACGGCGGCCAGGAGTCCACCCTCCTCGCGCTCTACCACACCGTCCACCACTTCGGCGGCATCCTCATCACCCCCGGTTACACGGACCCGGTGAAGTTCGCCGACGGCAACCCCTACGGCACCTCGCACGTCGGCGGCCCGGAAACCCTGGTCGACGCCGACGCCCGCAGTGCCGCCCGCGTCCAGGCGGAGCGGGTGGTGAAGTTCACGAAGGCCATCAAAGCCGGCCTGGCCGCCACGAGTTGA